One part of the Lytechinus pictus isolate F3 Inbred chromosome 3, Lp3.0, whole genome shotgun sequence genome encodes these proteins:
- the LOC129263843 gene encoding uncharacterized protein LOC129263843: MAAGANVGRDEAYTTINNAAIAVTTTTAATTISATNATTTKSASATAITIATATTKTTPDTKPPSPQLTRYCSWRRIDQELQSQGLPVSYNKKNAKGPSNELVAEYLATVVEKQRLTCSHR, encoded by the exons ATGgcagcaggagcaaatgttggtCGTGATGAGGCGTATACCACCATCAACAATGCTGCAATTGcagtcaccaccaccactgctgccaccaccaTCAGTGCTACTAATGCCACCACCACCAAGTCTGCTTCTGCCACTGCCATCACCATTGCCACCGCCACTACCAAGACCACTCCTGACACAAAGCCCCCAAGTCCTCAACTGACCAGATATTGCAGCTGGAGAAGGATAGACCAGGAACTTCAAAGCCAGGGCTTGCCGGTCTCCTACAATAAGAAAAATGCCAAGGGCCCATCTAACGAACTTGTTGCAGAATATTTGGCCACAGTTGTAGAAAAGCAGAGACTAACATGCAGCCACAG GTGA